GGTCTGGAAGATGAAGTAGTCCTGGAACCTAGTTCGTCCTGAAGCCAGCACCTTTTCCATGCGCCGTTGAATGGCCTCATAGGGTGTGACCCGCTCGAGGTAGTACATTCCGTATTCCATCCTTGTCCTCCAGATACACGCGACTGAGCACCAGCCAGGGATGCGCCCGTCCAGTGCCCTGGCCTTGTTGGCTCTATTTTAGGCTTGCCCGGGCTCCAACGTTTGGGCCCGGCGTTTGATGTTGTGCTCGCCACCCCGCCACAAGCGAAAGGCCGACTCTTCCCGGGCACAAAAGGCTCGAGCCAGGCCCCGCAACACCGACTCGGGGTCTACATCCGGCTTGTAAAAGTACAGATCGAGGGCCGCCGAAGCATCGTCCTCGGGCCAGGTATGGATCATAACCGCTGCCACCGGCGAAAGCACCGCCGCCGAGAGCCCCTGGGGGTAAAACTTGTACACCGTGGCCTGTACGCTTCCGGGTGGGGCACCCAGTTTGATGACGGCGTCTCTCAGGGCAACTTCGACCAGTTTGGGGTTTTCCAGCACTTCCAGGTCGCACCCGTAAATCTCGGCAACCCAGCGGCCTCCGGTAATGGCAATCACGGCTGCTTATGGTAGCACAGCAATCCCAACTTTTTTACTAGCCATAATCCGGCCCATACAAGCGAAGTTGAAACCAACATTCAAAGAACCTCGAGGAGTGCAAAAAACGGGTCAGTTTGGGTTGAACGGTCGCTGTAAAACCTCGGAGCGGTGTTGCAGTTGTCTGAGTGAGTAGTCCACAAAATCCTCTTCATAAATGTCGAAAGGCATAGGTTGATGGGCTGCAAAAACTTCCCGCACTATACCGATCGCGGCCGGAATCAGTTCACTCAGCACATCTTCTAGTGCTTCTTTGGCTTGGGGATAATCAAACAGCAACTTACTCAGTTTATGCAGGCCAAATGCGATATGACGCCCCTCATCTGCTTGAATATAGCTCAGCCCTTTACGCAAGCCAGGCATTAGGTTTTGCTTTTCCAACACCTCTTTATAGGCGCGATACCCCGTCTCGGCCAGCACACCTTCTACAATCAGATTATAAGTACCCAAAGCCCGAACTTCGGCAACCGCAGAGGAATCGATCTGAAGTGCGTTCATGGCCTGAGGCAGAGCCTGATAGAAGATTTGCTTCCAGGATTCAACATGCAACAGCGCCAGTTCGGGTGTGCCACCTACCACCTTCCGGTGAAAGTGGTCGAAAAACTCTGCGTGTTTGGCTTCTTCAAAAGTCCAGGTCGCTACGTAAAGGGCCTCGTCGAAGCTGCCGTTTCGAGTTACGTGGAGTAAATAGGGTGCCAGATCCAGGGTAACGGCCTCTTCTCCGCCCACAAATAGCGCAGATAGCTGCAGGAGTACATTTTGCTGGTCTGTGCTTAGGCGGTTCCAGTCCTGGCGATCCTGGCTAAAATCGAGATCCTGCGGATTCCAAAAGTTTCGCTTGGACTTGTGGTACAAACCGACCACAAAGTCGTCCTCGAGCCGCCCCGGCTGGTTGGTGGCAAACTTTCGCACACTGCAATTCTAGCAAGCAGTTGGCCCATGGCCCTTGTGAAACCAACAACAGAGGGCAGGGGCAAGCCCCCGCCCTCGGCTGGCTTACTTAGTGCTGGTGTCCGTGCGCGCTGTGGGCGTGGCCGTGCTCGAGCTCTTCCGGCGTTGCAGGCCGTATGGCCGTGAGGGTGACATCGAAGTCCAGGGTCTCGCCTGCTAGGGCGTGGTTGAAGTCGATGGTTACCTCGTTGCCGTCTACGTTCAGTACCGTAAAGGGCATGGGGTTGCCCTGGGGGTCTTCGGCGTAGAACATGGCCCCTTCCTCGAGTTCGGCATCCGGCGGAAAGGCCTCGCGCGGAACCACCTGAACGCCCTCGGGGTCATACACGCCGTAACCCTTTTCGGGCGACACCGAGACCACCACCCGCTCACCGGCGGCCTTACCTTCCAGGGCTTCTTCCAAACCCGTCACGATGTTGCGGTGTCCGTGTAGATAATCCAACTCACCCTGGTCGATGAGCTCGCCATCCACATGCAGCGTGTAGCGAATGGTCACAACCTGGCCTTTGCTTGCAGTCATACTAAACTCCACTCCTCTCCATTCACAGAAACCATTCTTCGTTCCCGCGAGACAGTAAAGTATAAAACATTTGTCTGAAACAATCGTAAACCAAATCGGAATATCCGGCCCTTATACGAGCCGAAATTCAGGGCCCCAACCTTATTCTGAACCGTACGATAGCGGCATGGCCCTACACCATTGCTTTTGGCCCCAAAACCCGGCCATGCCCTATGCTGTAGATATGTTCGTAGAAGACGTTATCGGCAAGACCCCTGTGGTAAAGCTCAGACGCCTGGTAGAGCCTGGTATGGCCGAGGTTTGGGTGAAGCTCGAGGGCAACAACCCCGGCGGCTCCATCAAGGATCGCACCGCCTGGTATCTGATCAAAGACGCCGAGGAGCGCGGGGTTTTGAAGCCGGGCTCGGGGCAACTGATTGTGGAGCCTACCAGCGGCAACACCGGCATCGGCCTAGCTATGGTCGCGGCCAGCCGGGGCTACAAACTGATCCTGACCATGCCGGCCCAGATGTCGGAGGAGCGTAAGCGCATTCTCAAAGCCTATGGGGCCGAGCTGGTGCTAACCGACCCCAGTCGCCGGATGCTGGCTGCCATCGAGGAAGCCAACCGCATTGTGGCCGAGCGAGGGGCCTTCATGCCCAACCAGTTCGACAACCCGGCCAACCCCAGGGCCCACTACGAGACTACCGGCCCGGAAATTTTTGAGCAGATGGAGGGGCGGCTGGATGCTTTCGTGTACGGCTCCGGCACCGGCGGCACGATTATGGGAGTAGGACGGTATCTGCGCGAGCGTTTGCCCAACGTACAAATTATTGCCTGCGAACCACGCCGCAGCAACGTGCTTTCGGGGGGCCAGATGGGTTCGCACCAGTTCCAGGGCATGGGGCCCGGCTTCATCCCCCCCAACCTCGATGTGAAGATGCTGGATCGGGTCATACAGGTTTTGGAGGAAGATGCCTTCCCCCTAGCCAAACCACTGGCCCGCCAAGAAGGGCTTTTTGTGGGGATGAGCGCTTGTGGCATGATCTGGTCCGCCTTGCAGGTCGCCCGCGAGCTGGGGCCCGGCAAACGGGTGCTAACCATTGCCTGCGACTCGGGCATGAAGTACCTCTCGACCCCCTTGTTTGCAGACCCCGAGAACTGATGCTGAGGAGAGTAACAAGGGTGTATCTGGGCAAAGTCGGCAAGCGCTTTAATCGTGCGTTAGCGCCTTGGGCTTAGGGGCCTTGCAGGCTACACTTATGACCAGGTGCCTCCCATCTATGTCTGTCGTAGGCCGCCCTGGGGTATTGAAGGTGGTTGGCGACCGGGCTAACGTGGAGTGACTTCGATGGCTAAAGCTTCGATTCAATATCGCTGTATAGAGTGCGGCTACAAGTCGGTGAAGGCACTGGGGCGTTGTCCCAACTGCGGAGCCTGGGACAGCTTTAAAGAGGAAGAGCCTGGGTTCAAGCCGGGCACAGTAGCGGGCAAGGGGGGCCTGGTGCGGTCTCGTCCGCTTCCCAACCCCGCCGCCCTCACCCGTTTGGGGGATGTGCCAGAAGGGGGGGAGGTACGTTTCTCGAGCCAGATCGGCGAACTCGACCGGGTGCTGGGGGGCGGGTTTGTACCGGGCGAGGTGCTGCTGCTGGGCGGAGAACCGGGGGTGGGCAAGAGCACACTACTGCTGCAAGTGGCTCAGAAAATGCTCGAGCAAGGCAAGCGGGTGGTTTATCTGGCGGGCGAGGAATCGCCGGGGCAGATCCGCCTGCGGGCTCAGCGTTTAGGTGTCTCGGGAGCGCTCGAGCTGCTGCGGGAAACAGAGCTGGAGGCCATGCTGGCCACCCTCGAGGCCAGTCCGCCGGATTTTTTGGTGGTGGACTCCATCCAAACCCTGCAAACCACCGCCGCTGCGGGGTCGCTGGTGGCCGTGCGCGACGCCACGGCGGCTCTGACCCGCTTTGCCAAACATCACCTGGTCACCACTCTTCTGGTGGGGCACGTCACCAAGGAGGGCATCGTGGCCGGGCCCAAGGTGATCGAGCACGTGGTGGACGCCACCTTGTATCTGGAAACGGCCGGCAACTTCCGCGTTCTACGCTCCAGCAAAAACCGCTTCGGGCCGGTGGGTGAGATGGGGGTTTTCACCATGGTGCACGAGGGCATGGAGGAGGTGGCCAACCCCTCGGCCGCTTTTCTGGCTGAGCGTCCGGTGGGGGCGCCGGGCTCGGTGGTGGCCCTCAGCCTTTCGGGCGAGCGGGCCCTGGCCCTAGAGGTACAGGCCCTGGCCGCCCGTACCCCATTTCCGGCCCCCCGCCGGGTTTCGCAAGGGCTGGACAGCCGCCGGGTAGACGTGGTGCTGGCAGTACTGGAGCGCCGGCTCAACCTACCCCTAGGCAACCTAGATATCTACGTCAACCTGGCCGGAGGGCTGCGGGTTTTTGATCCGGGGTTGGATTTGGCAGTGGGGCTGGCGGTGTATTCTGCTGTGGTGGGCCGCTCTCTTCCCCAGGACGTAGCTGTGGTGGGCGAGGTAGGGCTGGCCGGGGAATTGCGCAGTGTGGAGGGTCTCGAGCGCCGGCTGCGCGAAGGCCAGCGGGCGGGCTTTGGGCGTTTGGTACACCCCCCTCAGTTCAGGACGCTGGAAGCGGCGGTGAGTCGATTTTTATGAGTGCCATGCGTTGGGGTTTATATGCCTTGTTTGCCTATCTGGGCTACCGGGTAGGGGTCTGGCTCGAGGTCAGCGGTCTCATCGGCACCAGCCCCCTGGGTAGCCTCACCAGCCTGAACCGGCTCTACCTGGGGGTGGTGGGCCTGCTGGTGGGCTTTTTGCTGGTGCCCCGCCTGGCTTTCTGGATGGAGCGCCGCTGGGAAAACACCCAGGCCTGGCTCAAGCGCCTGCCGCCCGAGATTCCGGTGGCCATCACGGTAGCCTCCGGCCTGGGCCTGTTGCTGGCTGTTTTGCTGACCAACCTGCTAAACCAGATTCCGGGGTTTTCTGCCATTCACTCCCTGATCATCGCCGCCGTACTGGTCGGCTCACTCTCGGCCTTCGCCATTGCCAACCGCGACTACTTCCGGCCGGCCCGCCCGCCCGCCCACCCCACCAAGCCCCGGGGCGGCAAGGTGCTCGATACCTCGGTGTTGATCGATGGCCGCATCGGGGACATTGCCGAGATGGGTTTTTTGGAAGGCCCGCTGTTTGTACCCAAGCAGGTTCTGCGTGAACTGCAACAGTTCGCCGACGCCTCGGATGCGCAAAAAAGGGCCAAAGGCCGCCGGGGCCTGGACACCCTCGAGCGCCTCAAGCTAAGCGTGGGCCTCGAGGTACTCGACACCGCCGAATCCAGCGAGCCTGTAGACGATCAGATCCTGGCCGAAGCCAAAAAGCTAGGGGCGGCACTGGTCACCAACGACCACGCCCTGGCCCAGCTTTCCCGCATCTATGGGGTCAAGACCCTCTCGGTACAGGCCCTGGCCTCCGCCTTGCGGGCCCCCCTCCAGCAGGGCGATACCCTGAGCATTACCATCGTCAAGGAAGGCAAGGAGCCCGGCCAGGGGGTGGGCTACCTGGAGGATGGCACCATGGTGGTAGTAGACGACGCCATCCCCTTCAAAGGAAAGGAAGTGGGGGTCGTCATTACCCAGTCCATCCAGACCCAGGTAGGTCGCTTGCTCTTTGGCAAGCTGCAGTCCGAAGAAATCCCCCGCCCAGCCTCCAAAACCGAGCGCTGACGATAGCACCCCAGCGGTCTGGTAAGCTACGCTACCCTAGACAGATTAGAGCGCTCTTCACAAACATCGAGCCATCGGGGACTAATACCGAATTCAAAAAGATACTCTTCAAAACCAAAAACCCAGAGGCTATCTTTTTGAATCCTAGAGCACACCCCTCCCTGACGGTCGGCGAAAAAAACGTCTCCCTTCCAAGGGGCGGTATCGCCCTCCGCTAGGCGGATAACTTCGGTCGGGGTAGT
This genomic stretch from Meiothermus sp. harbors:
- a CDS encoding peptidylprolyl isomerase, whose amino-acid sequence is MTASKGQVVTIRYTLHVDGELIDQGELDYLHGHRNIVTGLEEALEGKAAGERVVVSVSPEKGYGVYDPEGVQVVPREAFPPDAELEEGAMFYAEDPQGNPMPFTVLNVDGNEVTIDFNHALAGETLDFDVTLTAIRPATPEELEHGHAHSAHGHQH
- a CDS encoding PIN/TRAM domain-containing protein — its product is MSAMRWGLYALFAYLGYRVGVWLEVSGLIGTSPLGSLTSLNRLYLGVVGLLVGFLLVPRLAFWMERRWENTQAWLKRLPPEIPVAITVASGLGLLLAVLLTNLLNQIPGFSAIHSLIIAAVLVGSLSAFAIANRDYFRPARPPAHPTKPRGGKVLDTSVLIDGRIGDIAEMGFLEGPLFVPKQVLRELQQFADASDAQKRAKGRRGLDTLERLKLSVGLEVLDTAESSEPVDDQILAEAKKLGAALVTNDHALAQLSRIYGVKTLSVQALASALRAPLQQGDTLSITIVKEGKEPGQGVGYLEDGTMVVVDDAIPFKGKEVGVVITQSIQTQVGRLLFGKLQSEEIPRPASKTER
- the cysK gene encoding cysteine synthase A — translated: MFVEDVIGKTPVVKLRRLVEPGMAEVWVKLEGNNPGGSIKDRTAWYLIKDAEERGVLKPGSGQLIVEPTSGNTGIGLAMVAASRGYKLILTMPAQMSEERKRILKAYGAELVLTDPSRRMLAAIEEANRIVAERGAFMPNQFDNPANPRAHYETTGPEIFEQMEGRLDAFVYGSGTGGTIMGVGRYLRERLPNVQIIACEPRRSNVLSGGQMGSHQFQGMGPGFIPPNLDVKMLDRVIQVLEEDAFPLAKPLARQEGLFVGMSACGMIWSALQVARELGPGKRVLTIACDSGMKYLSTPLFADPEN
- the radA gene encoding DNA repair protein RadA, whose amino-acid sequence is MAKASIQYRCIECGYKSVKALGRCPNCGAWDSFKEEEPGFKPGTVAGKGGLVRSRPLPNPAALTRLGDVPEGGEVRFSSQIGELDRVLGGGFVPGEVLLLGGEPGVGKSTLLLQVAQKMLEQGKRVVYLAGEESPGQIRLRAQRLGVSGALELLRETELEAMLATLEASPPDFLVVDSIQTLQTTAAAGSLVAVRDATAALTRFAKHHLVTTLLVGHVTKEGIVAGPKVIEHVVDATLYLETAGNFRVLRSSKNRFGPVGEMGVFTMVHEGMEEVANPSAAFLAERPVGAPGSVVALSLSGERALALEVQALAARTPFPAPRRVSQGLDSRRVDVVLAVLERRLNLPLGNLDIYVNLAGGLRVFDPGLDLAVGLAVYSAVVGRSLPQDVAVVGEVGLAGELRSVEGLERRLREGQRAGFGRLVHPPQFRTLEAAVSRFL
- a CDS encoding S-adenosylmethionine decarboxylase family protein translates to MIAITGGRWVAEIYGCDLEVLENPKLVEVALRDAVIKLGAPPGSVQATVYKFYPQGLSAAVLSPVAAVMIHTWPEDDASAALDLYFYKPDVDPESVLRGLARAFCAREESAFRLWRGGEHNIKRRAQTLEPGQA
- a CDS encoding R2-like ligand-binding oxidase; the encoded protein is MRKFATNQPGRLEDDFVVGLYHKSKRNFWNPQDLDFSQDRQDWNRLSTDQQNVLLQLSALFVGGEEAVTLDLAPYLLHVTRNGSFDEALYVATWTFEEAKHAEFFDHFHRKVVGGTPELALLHVESWKQIFYQALPQAMNALQIDSSAVAEVRALGTYNLIVEGVLAETGYRAYKEVLEKQNLMPGLRKGLSYIQADEGRHIAFGLHKLSKLLFDYPQAKEALEDVLSELIPAAIGIVREVFAAHQPMPFDIYEEDFVDYSLRQLQHRSEVLQRPFNPN